ATCCGGCAGGCCGAACACAAGCCCGGGGCGGTGGTGGTGAAGGCCCGCCCCCAGGCCGAGGCGGAACTGCAGGCCGACCGCGACAACGACTGGGATCGGCTGATGGCCGGCGCCAGCCCGGCCGACCCGGTACCGGTGGAGGCAACCCATCCGCTGTACATCCTGCACACCTCCGGCACCACCGGCAAACCCAAGGGCGTGATGCGCGACACCGGCGGCTACGCGGTGGCGCTGAACTTCAGCCTGGGCGCCATCTACGACCTCCACCCCGGCGAGGTGTTCTGGACCGCTTCCGACGTGGGCTGGGTGGTGGGCCATTCCTACATCGTCTACGGCCCGCTGGTGCGTGGGCTCACCTCGGTGGTCTACGAGGGCAAACCGGTGAGGACACCGGACGCCGGCGCCTTCTGGCGGGTCATCTCGGAACACCGGGTAAAGACCTTCTTCACCGCGCCCACCGCTTTCCGTGCGGTGAAGAAGGAGGACCCGGAAGCGCGCCACATGGCAGACTACGACCTGAGCTGCCTGAAAACGCTGTTCCTGGCCGGTGAACGCCTGGATCCGCCCACCTACGACTGGCTCAAGGGGATCAGCGACGGTCGCCCGGTGATCGACCACTGGTGGCAGACGGAGACCGGCTGGCCCATTGCGTCCAATCCCATGGGCCTGGAGCCACATCCGGAGAAACCCGGCTCCGCCACCTTCCCCAGCCCCGGCTATCAGGTGGAAATCCTCGACCCCATGGGCGAGCCGCTGGGGCGCGGCGAGCAGGGCCACATCGCCATCCGCCTGCCCCTGCCCCCGGGCTGCCTGCCCACCCTGTGGAACGACGATGCGCGCTTCCGCTCGTCCTATCTGGAGCGCTTCCCCGGCTACTACGACACCTCCGACGGTGGCTACATCGACGAGGACGGCTACCTGTTCGTCATGGGCCGCATGGACGATGTCATCAACGTTGCCGGGCATCGGCTCTCCACCGGCGAGATGGAAGAGATCATCGGCGGCCACGAGGCCGTCGCGGAATGCGCAGTGGTGGGCATCGCCGACGAGATGAAGGGGGAAATGCCCATCGGCTTCGTGGTCCTCAAGGACGGCGCCGAGCTGGATCACGCCACCCTGGAGCAGGACCTGGTGGACATGGTCCGGCGCAACATCGGCGCCTTTGCCTGCCTGCGCCAGGTGGCCATCGTGCAGAAGCTGCCGAAGACCCGCTCGGGCAAGATCCTGCGCAAGAGCATCCGCCAGCTATCCACGGAGTCCGACGTGCCGGTGCCGTCCACCATCGACGACCCCGGCAGCCTGGACGAGATCCGCAGCGCCATGGAGCAACACGGCATGGGACAACAACGACAACGTTGATCCGGATGGCTCGCAATGACGGCGTTTACCGCGTGTCCCCGGGACGGGTGATACCCATCCGGCGTCGTGCCATCATGGTCCGGCGCCGGTACCACGGCGCCCGGTGCGGTTTCCGCACCGGGCACTGAAAGGATTCCTGCGGGGACTGCGAGCATGGGCACACATTACCTGGAGCGGTTCTTCCAGCCCCGGAGCATTGCCGTTATCGGTGCCAGCGAAACCCCCGGCTCGGTGGGTGCGCAGGTGCTGGACAACCTGGTCGACGGCAGCTTCCGGGGCACCATCCTGCCAGTCAACCCGCACCACCGCAGGGTGCGCGAGCTGCCCTGCGTCTCCAGGGTGCAGGCGCTGGCGGAGACCCCGGACCTGGCGGTGATCTGCGTCCCCCCGCGGGCGATTCACCAGGTGGTGGAGGACTGCGGCCGCAAGGGGGTCAGGGCAGCGCTGATCCTGGCCGCCGGCCTGGGCGAGCCAGGCACCGGGGTCAAGCGGGTGGAGCAGTCGGTGATGATGACGGCCCGCCGCCACGGCATCCGGATCATCGGTCCGGACTGGGTGGGCCTGATGCGCCCGCACCTGGGCCTGAACGCCACCTTCTCCCGTAGCCATGCGCTTCCTGGTCAACTCGCGCTGGTCTCCCAGTCCGGCGCGCTCACTTCGGCGGTGCTGGACTGGGCCGACAGCCGCCGCATCGGCTTCTCCGCTGTCTGCTCCCTGGGCGACACCACCGACGTGGACTACGGCGACGTGCTGGACTATCTGGCGCTGGACCCGGATACCCGCAGCATTCTGCTGTACGTGGAGACCATCACCGACGCACGGCGGTTCATGAGCGGCCTGCGCGCCGCCGCCCGGCTGAAGCCGGTGATTGTCATGAAAGTGGGGCGACAGCAGGCCAGCCATCGCGCCACCAGCTCCCACACCGGCGCCCTGGTAGGCGCTGATGACGCCTTCGACGCCGCCCTGGGCCGCGCCGGCGCGGTCCGCGTCCCCACCGTCGGGCAACTCTTTGCCGCCGCCGAGCTGCTGGCCGCCGGGCGGCGTCTGCGGGGGGACCGCATCGCCGTGATCACAAACGGCGGTGGCCCCGGCATCATCGCCACGGACCTGATTGCCGAGCGGGAGCTGCAGCTGTCGGAGCTCAGTGCCGCCACCCTGGACACGCTGAACGAGCATCTCCCGGCGCGATGGCCGGGTGACAACCCGGTGGATATTCTCGGCGACGCCGACGCCGAGCGTTTCCGCAACAGTGTCAGCACCTGCCTGGCCGATCAGGGCGTTGACGGCGCCCTGGTGATCCTCACGCCGCAGGCGCGCACGGAGCCGGAGGCCACGGCACAGGCGCTGTGCGAGCTGGACACGCGGCGCAAGCCGGTGCTGGCCTGCTGGATGGGCGGCACACGCATCCGCAGCGCCCGCGAACAGTTCACCAGCGCCGGTTTTCCCAACTTCGCGACCCCGGAGAACGCCGCCGAGGCACTGTCGGCACTCTCCCGCTACCGGCGCAGCCAGTCCCTGCTCATGCAGGTTCCCGATGCCTCCAGTGCCCGCAGTGAGCCGGACATGGCGACGGCCCAGGGCATCATCGACGCCGCCCTGGCGGCAGGGCAGACCCGGCTCACGCCCTGGCAGTCCAAGTCCATCCTCGAGGCCTTCGAGATCCCTGTCAGCACGACGGTTGTGGCGCGCTCCGCCGCGGAAGCCCGCGCGGCCGCGGAGCGGCTCGGGCTGCCGGTGGCGGTAAAGATCAACTCGCCGGCCATCACCCACAAACGGGCCGTGGACGGTGTGCGCCTGAACGTGCTCAGCGGCGACGCGGTGGAGCAGGCCTACGCCGACATCCTGGCGGCGGTGCGGCGGGCGCGGCCGGACGTGGAGCCGGACGGCGTCTCGGTGGAGCCCATGCACACCCCCCGCCACGGCCACGAGGTCATGCTCGGGGTGGTGCGTGATCCGGTGTTCGGCCCGGTGATCAGCTTCGGCTCCGGCGGCTCCATGGTGGAGGTGATCCGCGACCGCGCCGTGTCGCTGCCGCCGCTGAACGACTTTCTAGCCCGGGACCTCATGGTGCGCACCCGCGTGGGGCGGCACCTGCGCCTGAGCGAGGACAGCCGCCTGCGCCGGGAGTTCGAGCACGCCCTGCTGCGGCTCTCGGATCTGGTGTGCTCGCTGCCCCGGGTCACCGACGTGGACATCAACCCGGTCATTGCCGACCCCGACAGCGGCGTCATCGCGGTGGACGCCCGGGTGCACATCCGCGACAGCGTCGGTGATGGCTACAGCCACATGGCGATCATGCCCTATCCGCGCCACCTCACCCGCACGGAAACCCTGCCCGACGGCACCCGGGTGCTGCTGCGCCCCATCCGGCCGGAGGACGCGGCCATGGAAGAGGCGTTCATCGAGGGGCTGTCGGCACGCTCGCGCTACTACCGCTTCATGGACCACATGGGCCAGGTCACGTTGCCCATGCTGGTGCGCTTCACTCAGATCGACTACCACCGGGAGATGGCGCTGGTGGCCGTGGATGAATCCGGCCAGGAAACCCGGCAGGTGGGGGTCGCCCGCTACGTGGTCAACCCGGACGGGCGCAGCTGCGAGTTCGCCATCGCCGTGGCCGACGACTGGCAGGGCAAGGGGCTTGGCCGTCGGCTGATGGAGCGGCTCATGGAAACGGCCCGCGATCACGGCCTGGAGCGTATCGAAGGCCAGGTGCTCTCGGCCAACCGCGGCATGCTGCGACTGATGGAACGCCTGGGTTTCAGCCGCCAGCGCGTTCCCGGAGACTACAGCGTCATGCAGGTGGAGCGCGCCCTCGAAGGACACGAGCGCCCCGCCCAAGACTACCCCTAAAGTAATACCTTTATTTGTCGACACCTTCACAGCAGTGCCAGGCGCCCCCCTGTAGCCTGCGCGCCTTTCCGTGCAGAACCAAAGGTTGTAGAACGCGCATGCGGAAGAATCTGCCAGTCACGGGCCGTGAACAACGCTTCGACGCCGACAAGCGGCTGATCAGCACCACCGATGCCAAGGGTGTCATCCAGTACGTCAATGACGACTTCTGCGCGGTGGCCGGCTTCCGGCGTGACGAACTCATCGGCCAGGCGCACAACATCATCCGGCATCCGGACATGCCGCCGGCGGTGTTCCAGGATTTCTGGGACACCCTCAAGGCCGGCCGCCCCTGGATGGGCATCGTCAAGAACCGCTGCAAGAACGGTGACCATTACTGGGTGAACGCCTATGTGGCACCCGTGTTCGAGCATGGTCGGCAGGTGGGCTTCCAGTCCGTGCGTACGGCACCGGATAATGATGACGTCCGCCGTGCGGAGCGCCTGTATCAGCAATTCTGGAAAGGCCGGCGGCACCGCCGGCGGTTCTTGCCCGGGCTGCGCGGGCGCATCGCCGCGGCGACGACGGTCGGCGTCCTCGGGGGCTTCGGCGCGGGCAGCCTCGGAGGCACCGCCGGCGCAGCAACAGCCATGGTCGTGCTGGCTGTGGCCGGCGCCAGCGCTGTGTTGGCGGCAGGACGCCTGCACCGTGTGCGGCAACGGGCCGGCGCCCTGTTCGACAATCGCGTTGCCAGGCGGGTCTACGGGGGTGCCGACGACGATGCCGCTCAATTGCTCCTGGAGGTCAAGCTCTACCAGGCCCGGGAGCGGACGCTTCTGGGCCGGATCGGCGACCTGGCCGATCAACTCCGGGACGCGGCGGCCACCTCCGAGCAGGCCGCCGAGCGCAGCGGCGGCGCGATCCAGAGCCAGCAGGAGGAGCTCACCCAGGTGGCCACGGCCATGAACCAGATGTCCGCCACCGTCGCCGAGGTCTCCCGCAACACCAGCCACGCCGCCTCGCGGTCGGAAGACGCCCGTTCCCGGGCGCAGGAGTTCCACGGCCTGGTCCGGGACGCCGACAATGCCATGAACGGCCTCGGCACCGAGACCCGCGACGCAGGCACGGCAATGCAACTGCTTCTGCAGCGCACTGAAGGCATTCAGACCATTCTCGACACCATCCGCGGCATCGCCGAACAGACCAACCTGCTGGCACTCAACGCGGCCATCGAGGCGGCGCGGGCCGGCGACAGCGGTCGCGGCTTCTCGGTAGTCGCCGACGAGGTGCGACAGCTCTCCCGGCGCACCGGCGAGGCCACCGCAGACATCGAAAGTGTCCTCGGTGAAATCAGGACCAGTGCCCGCCAGGCGGCCACCGCCATGGAGCGGGGCCAGACGTCCAGCGAACAGGTGCAGGCGATGACCCGGGATGCGGCCGACGCCGTGGAAGGCGTCCTGGCGGCGGTGGCGGAAATCGCCGACATGAGTCACCAGATCGCCAGCAGTACCGAGCAGCAATCGGCCACGGCGGAGCAGATCAACCAGAACGTCAACACCATCAGCCACGGCCTGGCGCAGACCAGTGAGACAGCCGCCACGGTCGCGGAGACCACCGAGACCCTGACCCGCATGACGGCGGATCTGGGGGATCTGGTCAGACAGTTCCGTTGAGAGTACCGTGCGCAGGATCCAAAGCCAGTGATCGCCCGCCGCCATGGACTTTGCCATCCTGCTCCCAGCCACCGTCACCGTCCTGCTGGTCCTGCTGGCGTTCTTCGTCTGGGTGTCGCGACGACGCCAACGCACGCCGGCCATCAGCGTGCGCCCCAGACCCGTGCTGACCGGGGCTCACCGGCGATTGTACGAAACCCTGCAGGCGGGCCTGCCCAATCACCGCGTACTGGCGCGGGTTCCCTTCAGCGCCTTCCTGGAACCCCGCGGCAAACCACCGCTGGTGCTGGGCGACCAGATCGCGGACTTCCTGGTCTGCGACAGCCAGTTGCGCGTGGTCGCGGTGGCAGAGCTGACGGACGGCCGCCAGCACAGTGAGCGGGATGTCCTGCTACGGGACGCCGCCCTCCCCCTGGTGCGCTGGACAGCAGATGCCCTCCCCGTTGCCAGCGAGGTCCGTGAAACCATCCGCGACCTGGAATCCCTGCGCGCCATGAGCGAACACGTGGATGACGACAGCGCTGACCACGGCGCAGGCGACCCGCCGGACACCGCCCCGATGCAGGGCGACCGGCGCGAGCCGCGCCTCTGACCTAGTGTCCTGTCCCGGACAGGACACTAGACAACGCGCCGCAGATCCTCGCCTCGCCGGTAGGCGCTGACATTCTCGGTGAGCTGCTCGACGATGCGCTGCCGCGCCTCGCGGCTTCCCCACGCGGAATGCGGGGTAACGATCAGGTTGGGAATGCTGTCGTCCAGCAACACGTTGCCCTCCCTCGGCGGCTCCGCCGTGAGCACGTCAAACCCGGCGCCACCCAGTCGTCCGGCGCGCAGGGCCTCCGCCAGGGCCTGCTCGTCCACCAACCCGCCGCGGGCAGTATTGATAACGAAGGCGTGGGGCTGCATGGCGGCCAGTTCCCGGGCACCGATGAGCCCACGGGTGGCATCCGTGAGCGGACAGTGCAGGGACAGCACATCCACCTGCGGCAGCAGCTCATCCAGGGGCACGCGGTCCGGTTCCGGTGCGCCGCCGGGGCGCTGCGCCACCAGCACTTCCATGCCCAGGACCCGGGCTAGCTCGGCCACGCGGCCACCCAGGGTGCCCAGGCCCACCAGCCCGAGGGTGCGCCCGGCCAGTTCCACGATGGGATAGTCCAGCAGACAGAACTGGGTGCTGCGGCCCCAGTCACCGCGCATGGCCGCCCGGTGGTAGTCGAACATGCGCGTGGCCAGGGACAGCATCAGGCCGATGGTGTGCTGAGCCACGGAATCCGTACCATACCCGCGGCAGTTCGCCACGGCGATGCCCGCCTCGCGGCAGGCGTCCACGTCCACGTTGTTGACGCCGGTGGCCGCCACGCAGATCAGTTTCAGATCCGGCAGCCGCTGGACCACGGCGCGGTCCAGGACCACCTTGTTGACCACAGCGATATCGGCATCCGCCAGACGCTCCGCCACCTGCTCGGGGCTGGTACGCTGATGGCTGACGAAGCTGTCCACCGCGCCTTCCAGCGCGGCCATCTTCAGGTCGTTCCGATCCAGGGATTCCCGATCCAGGAATACTGCTTTCACCGTCGTCTCCCCCGTGGTTGTGCGCGCGCCACAAGCACGCAGCTCAGGGCGAGTCTAGCAGCCACCGTGGCCGCCGCGCGCCGACATTTCCTCCCGTGGCCGGGCTTCGGTATCATCGCCGTCTTCAGTTCCACGAGCATCCGTCCCCATGCGTATCGGCCCTTACATCCTTGATGGCAACGTGGTCCTGGCGCCCATGGCGGGGGTCACCGACCGCCCGTTCCGGACCCTCTGTCGCGCCCACGGCGCCGCGATGGCTGCGTCGGAGATGGTCCACTCCGACCCGAAGCTGCGGGACAGCCGCAAGTCCCGCCTGCGCGCTGACCACCGCGGCGAACCCTCGCCCCGGGTTGTCCAGATCGCCGGAGCCGAGCCGGCGATGCTGGCCGACGCCGCGCGCTTCAATGCCGCCGGCGGGGCCCAGATCATCGACATCAACATGGGCTGCCCGGCGAAAAAGGTCTGCAACCGCCAGGCCGGCTCGGCGCTGCTGGCCGACGAGGGCCTGGTGGCGGAGATCCTGGCAACGGTGGTGGCTGCCGTGGACGTGCCGGTGACCCTGAAGATCCGCACCGGACCGGCTCCGGACCATCGCAACGGCGTGCGCATCGCCGAAATCGCCCAGGACGCCGGCATCGCGGCTCTGGCGGTGCACGGGCGCACCCGGGCCGAGCTCTACAAGGGCCGGGCCGAGTACGACACCATCCGCGCCATCCGCCGCGCGGTTACCCTGCCCCTGTTCGCCAACGGCGACATCGACGGCCCCGAGGCCGCCGCCCGGGTCCTGGAGTACACCGGCGCCGACGGCGTCATGATCGGTCGTGCCGCCCAGGGGCGCCCCTGGATTTTCCGCGAGATCCAGCACTATCTGGATACCGGGGAGCAGTCGCCGGAGCCGGACCCGGCGACGGTGCGCGACCTGCTGCTGGGACACCTGCAGCAACTCCACGCCTTCTACGGCCCTGAACAGGGGGTGCGGGTGGCGCGCAAGCACATCGGCTGGTATCTGGCCGGACGCCCGGACGGCGAGGGCGCACGACGCACCCTGGTGCGCATCACGGAACCGGCTGCACAACTCCAGGGGGTGCGCGAGTACTTTGCGCGGCAGCAGGGAGCGCTGGCTGCATGAGCGCCGCAAAACACTGGGCCCCGGCCATGGCCGGCATGGTCGCCGGCTACTGGATGCTGGGCCCCCTGGGCGGCTTCGCCGGGCTCGGCGCCGGCTGGTGGTGGGCGCGCGGCCGGGCAAAGAAGCGCGCCGCCACCGAGCAGCTCCCCGCGGAGCTGGTGGCCGCCTACCGCACCCTGGGCGTGTCGCCCACGGCGGCCGATCCCACGGTGAAGACCGCTTACCGGCGACTGATCAACCGGCATCATCCCGACAAGCTGCCCCCGGACGCCGGGGAACCGCGGCGCCGCAAGGCCGCTGAAGAAGCCACCGCCATTCGCCAGGCCTACGAGCGCATCGTCGCCAGCCGCAGCGACGACTGAAACGGCGCCGTCACGCCCCGGTGGATGGCCGCTCTTCGCGCAGGTTCACCGCGGAGTGCACAGCCAGCGCCGTCAGTACGATGCCGCCTCCGAGCAGGGTCGCTCCCGGCGGCTCCTCGCCCAGCATCACCCAGACCCAGAAGGTCCCCAGTACCGTCTCCACCAGCAGGAACAGGGAAACCTCGGCGGACGGCAAATAGCGGGTGGCCTCCCCCAGGCATGCCAGGGCCACCGGCATCTGCACCAGGCCCATCACCGCCAGCGCCGCCATGCCGCCACCGGTCACGTTCAACGGGTTGACGAACGGCAGCGCCACCAGGGCACCGATCAGTCCGGCGCCGGCCACCGCCGCCATACGATCCACCACGGGGGAGCGGCGCAGCACGGTGAAGTTCGCGCCCACCACCAGGGCGGCCATCAGGGCGAACAGATCCCCGAGCCAGCCGCCGAAGCCGATGGAACCGCCGAACACCAGCAGAATCCCCACCAGGCAAGCGGCCATGGCGACCCAGGTGCGCAATCCCACCCATTCCCGCAGGAACACGCCGGAGAACAGTGCCGCGAACATGGGTGCAGCAGCCAGGATCACCACCACGTTGGCCACACGGGTATTGAGCACCGCCAGCACGAACAGCACCAGCGTGGCCGCGAACCCGGCGCTGACCGCCATCCCCGGCACGCCGCCACGGGCGATCTGCTGCCAGCTCCACAGACCCCGCCACCAGCGCAGCACCACGGTCAGCGACAGGGCGATGAGCAGGCCGCGCCAGAAGATCACCACCCCGGCATCGGCCATGGCCAGGCGCACCAGCAGGGCATCGAAGCTCAGCGCCACCACGCCGATGGTGGCGATCAGGGTGCCACGGCGATGATCAATGGTGCCCCAGGTCTGTTCCACGTCATGCCCCGATTCCCGCAAGCGAGCGACACAGCCTACGCATCCTGCAGGTCCTTTTGCCAGCGATTGAGGGCCGTGTGGGAGCGGCTTTAGCCGCGACGGCGGTATCACAGTGCTCAGGAAGGAATCGCGGCTAAAGCCGCTCCCACAGGCGGGCAGTCTCGCTGCTTTTCTGCACCGTCGCGGTTTGCCCCTTCGCAGATGCTTGAATCCACCATCAGTCGCCGCACAATAGCCGGTGTCATGGGACAACCGGGCGCCACCGCCTTGATCCAGCTTGCCATCGCCGCCGCCCTGCTGGGGCTGATCGTCTACACCTTCCTGCCCGCGGAAAAGCGCCGCGCGTGGGGGCGCAAGGCGCTGCTGTGGGGTGGCGTGGCGTTTCTGGTATTGCTGCTGGTGACCGGGCGGCTGCACTGGATCTTCGCCATCGTGGCAGCACTCTGGCCGCTGGCCATGCGGCTGTGGCCGCTGATCCGGGCATGGCCGCTGCTGCGGCGGTGGCTTGGAGGCGGCCAGGCGTCGGCGGACAGCGGCGATACCGGTGCGGCGGGATCCCGCCGCCGGGATACCCGGCGGGCCGGCCCCCTGAGTCGCGAGGAAGCCTGCGAGATCCTGGGCGTGCCCACGGATGCGGATGCCGAGCAGATCCGCTCCGCCCACCGGCGACTGATGCAGCGCCTGCACCCGGACCGCGGCGGCTCGGACTACCTGGCGAGCCGTATCAACGCCGCCAAGCGACGCCTGCTGGACGAATGACCGCGGCGACGGGAGAAGAGCACGCGGTATGCGCCCTGTGCGGACGTGCCGAGCAGCTCACTCGGCATCACCTGGTGCCACGCACCCGGCACCGCAACCGTCGCACGCGCCGGCAGTATCGCCTGGAGGAGCTGCAGAAGGCGGTGACACTGCTCTGCCGGCCCTGCCACAACCACGTCCACCGCGTGCTCTCCGAGAAGGACCTGGAGCGGGACTACAACACCCTGGAAGCACTGCGGGGGCACCCGGAGATCGCCCGGTTCGTCGCCTGGATCGCCGACAAGCCGGTGGGATTCAAGCCCAAGGCGCCGCCACGGCGTTCGTCGTAGGCGGTGCATCGAGATGCACCATCAATCGTAGAGCGGACCTTCAGGTCCGCCGATCGGGCTTCGGTTACGCCGCCTTGGCCGGCATATCTCGTGACGGCGGATCTGAAGATCCGCCCTACGGCGACGGCTGATCGACCCTGTAGGGCGCGTCATGGTCACAGAACCTGGGCCCCGTGCTCATTTGTCTAAGATGCTGCCGTGCGTCACACTAATGCTTCCGATTCGTGAGTCCGGAGTATCGCATGAGCCGATTGAAGGATATCCCTGTTGTGGTCAGCGGATCCAAGTTCCGCACCGAACAAGGCTTCAACGCCATCAAGAACGGCGTCAAGCAGCAACGTGAGGCAGCACCGGTGCCCCGGGGCGAGAAGCCGCCGTGGCTGCGTGCCCGTATTCCCACCGGCAAGGGCTATTCCGAGGTCAAACGCAACGTGCGCGAGCATCGCCTGAGCACGGTGTGCGAGGAGTCCATGTGCCCCAATATCGGCGAGTGCTGGAACGCCGGTACCGCCACCATCATGCTCATGGGCTCGGTCTGCACCCGCGCCTGCCGATTCTGCGCGGTGGACACCGGCAACCCCGGCGGCTGGCTGGACCACGAGGAACCGGCCAACACGGCGGAGTCGGTGCGCCTGATGGGGCTGAATTACGTGGTCCTCACCTCCGTGGACCGGGACGACCTCCCGGACGGCGGCGCCGAACATTACGCCGAGTGCGTGCGCGCCATTCGCCGCGAGAACCCGGACACCGCCGTGGAGGTACTGACGCCGGACTTCGGCGGTCGCAAGGGCGATGTGGAGAAGGTGGTGGATTCCGGCATCTCGGTGTTCGCCCAGAACGTGGAGACCGTGCGGCGCCTGACTCACCCGGTGCGCGATCCGCGGGCCTCCTATGAGCAGACCCTGGAGGTTCTGGCCCATGCCAAACGCCACCGCCCGGACGTGCTCACCAAGACCAGTCTGATGCTGGGCCTGGGGGAGACGGACGAGGAGATCGACGAGACCATGGACGACCTCCGCGCTCACAACGTGGATATCGTCACCTTCGGTCAGTACCTGCGGCCCACGGTGAATCACCTGCCGGTGGAGCGCTTCGTCACCCCGGATCAGTTTGCCGAGTACCGGGAGCGGGGTCTGGCCAAGGGTTTCCTGGAAGTGGTATCGGGGCCGCTGGTCCGCTCCAGCTACCGCGCCGAGCGGGTGCTGGAAAAGAACAACGTCGGCCTCGGGGACAAGGCCTCGGCGTGAACACTGCCCCTCGGTGCGCGACCGCGTCGCACCGGGGCTGCTCCCGCAACTCGTAGCTTGTAGGGTGGACCTTCAGGTCCACCTTCTGCCTATCTGCAAGCCAGGGTGTTTCGTCAAAGGCAGCAGCGGTGGACCTGAAGATCCACCCTACGCGTGCTTTCCCGTAGGGTGCATCTTGATGCACCGCAAACCACCTCCCACCAACCCGCCTCGGCCGGCATGTCGGGAGAAGGTGCATGAGGATCCACCCTACGTGGCGTCGTGATCCTCCTTTCGGGCCGGTCAGAGCACGTCCTCGGCCTGCAATGCCAGCCGTGAGCGCTCCACTTCCTTCAGGGTCACGTGGGCGGCGTGGGGCCAGCTGCGGAAGCGCTGCACCAGGTAGGTGAGCCCGCAGGTGGTCTCGGTGAGATAGGGGCTGTCGATCTGGCGCACGTTGCCGATGCAGATGATCTTGGTGCCGCGGCCGGCGCGAGTGACCAGGCTCTTGATCTGTTTGGGCGAGAGATTCTGGGCTTCGTCGATGATCAGGAATGTGTCGTTGAACGTGCGACCGCGCATGAATACCGGCGAGCGGAACAGGATCCGGCCGGCGAGCATGTCCTTACCGGCGGCGGCGGTCCAGCTGTCCTCGGCGCGCAGGAGTTCCTCGAGGTTATCCTGAATGCCGCCCATCCAGGGCGCCATCTTCTCTTCCTCGGTACCGGGCAGGAAGCCGATATCCTCCCCCATGGGCACCGCTTCCCGGGTGACGATGATGCGCTCGAAACGGCGGTCCTCGTAGACCTGGTGCAGGCCGGCGGCCAGCGCCATATAGGTCTTGCCGGTGCCGGCCTGGCCGGC
The DNA window shown above is from Aquisalimonas sp. 2447 and carries:
- the dusB gene encoding tRNA dihydrouridine synthase DusB — its product is MRIGPYILDGNVVLAPMAGVTDRPFRTLCRAHGAAMAASEMVHSDPKLRDSRKSRLRADHRGEPSPRVVQIAGAEPAMLADAARFNAAGGAQIIDINMGCPAKKVCNRQAGSALLADEGLVAEILATVVAAVDVPVTLKIRTGPAPDHRNGVRIAEIAQDAGIAALAVHGRTRAELYKGRAEYDTIRAIRRAVTLPLFANGDIDGPEAAARVLEYTGADGVMIGRAAQGRPWIFREIQHYLDTGEQSPEPDPATVRDLLLGHLQQLHAFYGPEQGVRVARKHIGWYLAGRPDGEGARRTLVRITEPAAQLQGVREYFARQQGALAA
- a CDS encoding DnaJ domain-containing protein, which codes for MSAAKHWAPAMAGMVAGYWMLGPLGGFAGLGAGWWWARGRAKKRAATEQLPAELVAAYRTLGVSPTAADPTVKTAYRRLINRHHPDKLPPDAGEPRRRKAAEEATAIRQAYERIVASRSDD
- a CDS encoding DMT family transporter, translated to MEQTWGTIDHRRGTLIATIGVVALSFDALLVRLAMADAGVVIFWRGLLIALSLTVVLRWWRGLWSWQQIARGGVPGMAVSAGFAATLVLFVLAVLNTRVANVVVILAAAPMFAALFSGVFLREWVGLRTWVAMAACLVGILLVFGGSIGFGGWLGDLFALMAALVVGANFTVLRRSPVVDRMAAVAGAGLIGALVALPFVNPLNVTGGGMAALAVMGLVQMPVALACLGEATRYLPSAEVSLFLLVETVLGTFWVWVMLGEEPPGATLLGGGIVLTALAVHSAVNLREERPSTGA
- a CDS encoding DnaJ domain-containing protein → MLESTISRRTIAGVMGQPGATALIQLAIAAALLGLIVYTFLPAEKRRAWGRKALLWGGVAFLVLLLVTGRLHWIFAIVAALWPLAMRLWPLIRAWPLLRRWLGGGQASADSGDTGAAGSRRRDTRRAGPLSREEACEILGVPTDADAEQIRSAHRRLMQRLHPDRGGSDYLASRINAAKRRLLDE
- the lipA gene encoding lipoyl synthase, with the translated sequence MSRLKDIPVVVSGSKFRTEQGFNAIKNGVKQQREAAPVPRGEKPPWLRARIPTGKGYSEVKRNVREHRLSTVCEESMCPNIGECWNAGTATIMLMGSVCTRACRFCAVDTGNPGGWLDHEEPANTAESVRLMGLNYVVLTSVDRDDLPDGGAEHYAECVRAIRRENPDTAVEVLTPDFGGRKGDVEKVVDSGISVFAQNVETVRRLTHPVRDPRASYEQTLEVLAHAKRHRPDVLTKTSLMLGLGETDEEIDETMDDLRAHNVDIVTFGQYLRPTVNHLPVERFVTPDQFAEYRERGLAKGFLEVVSGPLVRSSYRAERVLEKNNVGLGDKASA